One window of Bacteroidota bacterium genomic DNA carries:
- a CDS encoding lycopene cyclase domain-containing protein: protein MTYLGFHAVFTLPLLLALAFWPPRPLSGNRAAAQALGLIVLIAFVYTTPWDNYLVYREVWGYPPDRVIARIGYVPVEEYMFFVIQSLMTGLFTLRVLTRSGTPAPLGTSSTTPRWVGASFFIAVSVVGFVFLFASSERALYMGLILSWAGPVLAGMWGLGGHWFWQRRRAWAISVAIPTLYLWWADRTAIALEIWDISNDTSFDIDPLGLPIEEAVFFLVTNLMVVQGMLLFLPTSETDQVASPAPAKASA, encoded by the coding sequence ATGACGTATCTGGGCTTCCATGCCGTTTTTACACTGCCGCTTCTGCTGGCGTTGGCGTTCTGGCCACCCCGGCCGCTGTCTGGCAACCGCGCCGCAGCACAGGCTCTTGGCCTCATCGTACTCATTGCCTTCGTCTACACGACGCCCTGGGACAACTACCTCGTCTATCGAGAGGTGTGGGGCTATCCGCCTGACCGAGTGATTGCTCGAATCGGATACGTGCCGGTCGAGGAGTACATGTTCTTCGTGATCCAAAGTCTGATGACGGGTCTTTTCACCCTACGGGTATTGACCCGCTCCGGCACGCCAGCTCCTCTCGGTACATCCAGTACAACGCCACGATGGGTCGGCGCGAGCTTTTTTATTGCTGTATCCGTTGTAGGATTCGTCTTTCTATTTGCATCATCCGAGCGCGCACTATATATGGGGCTCATTCTGTCTTGGGCAGGGCCCGTACTAGCCGGTATGTGGGGCCTTGGCGGCCATTGGTTCTGGCAGCGACGACGAGCATGGGCTATCTCGGTAGCAATCCCAACCCTATACCTTTGGTGGGCCGACCGCACCGCGATTGCCCTGGAGATCTGGGATATCTCAAACGACACGAGCTTCGATATCGACCCGCTTGGCCTACCCATCGAAGAAGCTGTGTTCTTCCTCGTCACCAACCTGATGGTCGTGCAAGGGATGCTGTTGTTCTTGCCAACGTCAGAAACAGACCAGGTTGCATCGCCTGCCCCTGCCAAAGCATCGGCATAG